In a single window of the Streptomyces sp. NBC_00285 genome:
- the secD gene encoding protein translocase subunit SecD: MAAPKRGRTASAQSKPGRTLALILIAMVALTGGMFLSGHTTPRLGIDLAGGTSITLGAKADQGSAINKANMDTAVEIMNRRVNGLGVSEAEVQTQGDRNIIVNIPKGTNSKEARDQVGTTAKLYFRPVLAQDVTGSAAATPSPSESSSGSSTASPSPSASKSGSTGEKATSSSSPSPTSSSQGRAVTDALKADSTPSASATGSASPTPAASSSAAAPSAADVKLQAAYAALDCSKKAQRTKAGDGAKPSETTLGCGDIDGVWYKYVLGPAAVDGTEVKKAQAVFDTQNAAGWQVTMTFTGKGASKFADITGQLAKNTKPQNEFGIVLDGQVVSSPYVSSSITGGSAQISGSFTQDEAQNLSNMLSYGALPLSFQEQSVTTVTAALGGEQLHAGLLAGAIGLLLVVIYLVAYYRGLSFVAMASLLVSGILTYVIMALLGPTIGFALNLPAVCGAIVAIGITADSFIVYFERIRDEIREGRTLRPAVERAWPRARRTILVSDFVSFLAAAVLFIVTVGKVQGFAFTLGLTTVLDVVVVFFFTKPLMTLLARRTFFASGHKWSGLDPKGLGAQAPLRRTRRPAAPVETKEA, translated from the coding sequence GTGGCAGCACCCAAGAGGGGCCGGACCGCGAGTGCCCAGAGCAAGCCAGGGCGCACGCTGGCCCTGATCCTGATCGCCATGGTGGCGCTGACCGGGGGAATGTTCCTCTCCGGCCACACCACTCCCCGCCTCGGCATCGACCTTGCCGGCGGTACCAGCATCACGCTGGGGGCGAAGGCCGACCAGGGGTCGGCGATCAACAAGGCCAACATGGACACCGCGGTCGAGATCATGAACCGCCGTGTCAACGGCCTGGGCGTCTCCGAGGCGGAGGTGCAGACCCAGGGTGATCGCAACATCATCGTGAACATCCCCAAGGGCACCAACTCCAAGGAGGCCCGCGACCAGGTCGGCACCACCGCCAAGCTGTACTTCCGTCCGGTTCTGGCTCAGGACGTCACCGGCAGCGCCGCGGCCACCCCGTCGCCGAGCGAGTCCTCCAGCGGCTCCTCGACCGCCTCGCCGAGCCCGTCCGCGAGCAAGTCCGGCTCCACGGGTGAGAAGGCGACCTCGTCGTCCTCCCCGTCGCCCACCTCCTCCTCGCAGGGCCGCGCCGTCACCGACGCGCTGAAGGCCGACTCGACGCCGTCCGCGAGCGCCACCGGCTCCGCGTCCCCGACGCCCGCCGCGAGCAGCAGCGCCGCCGCACCCTCCGCCGCCGACGTCAAGCTCCAGGCCGCGTATGCCGCCCTGGACTGTTCCAAGAAGGCGCAGCGCACCAAGGCCGGCGACGGCGCCAAGCCGTCCGAGACCACCCTGGGCTGCGGCGACATCGACGGCGTCTGGTACAAGTACGTGCTCGGCCCCGCCGCCGTCGACGGCACCGAGGTCAAGAAGGCCCAGGCCGTCTTCGACACCCAGAACGCCGCCGGCTGGCAGGTCACCATGACCTTCACCGGCAAGGGCGCCAGCAAGTTCGCCGACATCACCGGGCAGCTCGCGAAGAACACCAAGCCGCAGAACGAGTTCGGCATCGTCCTCGACGGCCAGGTCGTCTCCAGCCCCTACGTCAGCTCCTCGATCACCGGCGGCAGCGCCCAGATCTCCGGCAGCTTCACCCAGGATGAGGCCCAGAACCTCTCCAACATGCTGTCGTACGGCGCCCTCCCGCTCTCCTTCCAGGAGCAGAGCGTGACCACGGTGACCGCGGCGCTCGGCGGCGAACAGCTGCACGCCGGGCTCCTCGCCGGTGCGATCGGCCTGCTGCTGGTCGTCATCTACCTGGTGGCCTACTACCGGGGCCTGTCGTTCGTCGCGATGGCCTCACTGCTGGTCTCCGGCATCCTCACCTACGTGATCATGGCTCTGCTCGGCCCGACGATCGGCTTCGCGCTGAACCTTCCGGCCGTGTGCGGTGCCATCGTCGCGATCGGTATCACCGCGGACTCGTTCATCGTGTACTTCGAACGCATCCGCGACGAGATCCGCGAGGGCCGCACGCTGCGCCCCGCCGTCGAGAGGGCCTGGCCGCGCGCCCGGCGCACCATCCTGGTGTCCGACTTCGTGTCGTTCCTGGCCGCCGCGGTCCTGTTCATCGTGACCGTCGGCAAGGTCCAGGGCTTCGCGTTCACGCTGGGTCTGACCACCGTGCTGGACGTCGTCGTGGTGTTCTTCTTCACCAAGCCGCTGATGACGCTCCTCGCCCGCCGGACGTTCTTCGCGAGCGGTCACAAGTGGTCCGGCCTGGACCCGAAGGGCCTGGGCGCGCAGGCGCCGCTGCGCCGAACCCGCCGTCCCGCCGCCCCCGTTGAGACGAAGGAGGCGTGA
- the yajC gene encoding preprotein translocase subunit YajC, protein MSLVTILPFIVLIGAMFLMTRSAKKKQQTAANMRNEMQPGSGVRTIGGLYGTVKEVGDDTVLLDAGPGVDLLFAKNAIGAVLSDDEYNRIVHGIEHDLKSDSDVVPDDASSLTETDESADEAAAASDEKPVDLGKKDTAEEPVADEPAKADTEAEATEAKSDDEPKKTDGESGAK, encoded by the coding sequence GTGAGTCTCGTGACCATCCTCCCGTTCATCGTGCTCATCGGGGCCATGTTCCTGATGACCCGGTCTGCCAAGAAGAAGCAGCAGACCGCCGCCAACATGCGGAACGAAATGCAGCCTGGCAGCGGCGTCCGCACGATCGGGGGGTTGTACGGCACGGTCAAGGAGGTCGGTGACGACACCGTTCTCCTCGACGCGGGCCCGGGTGTGGACCTGCTCTTCGCGAAGAACGCCATCGGTGCCGTCCTGTCGGACGACGAGTACAACCGCATCGTCCACGGCATCGAGCACGACCTGAAGTCCGACTCCGACGTCGTCCCGGACGACGCCTCCTCCCTCACCGAGACCGACGAGTCCGCCGACGAAGCTGCCGCCGCCTCCGACGAGAAGCCCGTCGACCTCGGTAAGAAGGACACGGCCGAGGAGCCCGTCGCCGACGAGCCCGCCAAGGCCGACACCGAGGCCGAGGCCACCGAGGCGAAGTCGGACGACGAGCCGAAGAAGACCGACGGCGAATCCGGCGCGAAGTAG
- the ruvB gene encoding Holliday junction branch migration DNA helicase RuvB: MNWDDTTDETAPAAERLVGSVADREDQAVEAALRPKDLDEFIGQEKVREQLDLVLRAARARGATADHVLLSGAPGLGKTTLSMIIAAEMEAPIRITSGPAIQHAGDLAAILSSLQEGEVLFLDEIHRMSRPAEEMLYMAMEDFRVDVIVGKGPGATAIPLELPPFTLVGATTRAGLLPPPLRDRFGFTAHMEFYEPAELERVIHRSASLLDVEIGSDGAAEIAGRSRGTPRIANRLLRRVRDYAQVKADGIITRDIARAALKVYEVDARGLDRLDRGVLEALLKLFGGGPVGLSTLAVAVGEERETVEEVAEPFLVREGLLARTPRGRVATPAAWAHLGLTPPRSASTGNGQGDLFGT; encoded by the coding sequence GTGAACTGGGACGACACGACCGACGAGACCGCCCCCGCCGCGGAGCGGCTGGTGGGTTCTGTCGCCGACCGTGAGGACCAGGCCGTGGAGGCCGCCCTGCGTCCCAAGGACCTGGACGAGTTCATCGGCCAGGAGAAGGTCCGTGAACAGCTCGACCTGGTCCTGCGCGCGGCACGCGCGCGGGGCGCCACCGCCGACCACGTGTTGCTCTCCGGCGCCCCCGGCCTCGGCAAGACCACCCTGTCGATGATCATCGCGGCCGAGATGGAAGCCCCGATCCGCATCACCAGCGGTCCCGCCATCCAGCACGCCGGGGACCTCGCGGCGATCCTCTCCTCCCTCCAGGAGGGCGAGGTCCTCTTCCTCGACGAGATCCACCGCATGTCGCGGCCCGCCGAGGAGATGCTGTACATGGCGATGGAGGACTTCCGCGTCGACGTCATCGTCGGCAAGGGCCCCGGCGCCACCGCCATCCCCTTGGAGCTGCCGCCCTTCACCCTGGTCGGCGCCACCACGCGCGCGGGCCTGCTGCCGCCCCCACTGCGCGACCGCTTCGGTTTCACCGCGCACATGGAGTTCTACGAACCGGCCGAACTGGAGCGCGTCATCCACCGCTCGGCCAGCCTGCTCGACGTCGAGATCGGTTCCGACGGCGCCGCCGAGATCGCGGGCCGTTCCCGTGGAACACCCCGCATCGCCAACCGTCTGCTGCGCAGGGTGCGCGACTACGCGCAGGTCAAGGCCGACGGGATCATCACGCGCGACATCGCGAGGGCGGCACTGAAGGTCTACGAGGTCGACGCCCGCGGCCTCGACCGGCTGGACCGAGGGGTCCTGGAGGCCCTGCTCAAGCTGTTCGGCGGCGGCCCCGTCGGCCTGTCCACGCTCGCGGTCGCGGTGGGGGAGGAGCGCGAGACCGTAGAGGAGGTCGCCGAGCCCTTCCTGGTGCGGGAGGGCCTGCTCGCCCGTACCCCGCGCGGACGCGTCGCCACTCCCGCCGCATGGGCGCATCTCGGCCTCACCCCGCCCCGCTCGGCGTCCACAGGAAACGGACAAGGGGACCTGTTCGGGACGTGA
- the ruvA gene encoding Holliday junction branch migration protein RuvA, translating to MIAFVSGTVAALAPDTAVVEVGGVGMAVHCTPNTLSTLRLGKPAKLATSLVVREDSLTLYGFVDDDERQVFELLQTASGVGPRLAQAMLAVHAPDALRRAVATSDEKALIAVPGIGKKGAQKLLLELRDRLGEPIGAPAIGAPVTQGWRDQLHAALIGLGYATREADEAVSAVAPQAEAAEGTPQVGQLLKAALQTLNRAR from the coding sequence ATGATCGCCTTTGTGAGCGGCACGGTCGCCGCACTCGCTCCCGACACCGCGGTGGTCGAGGTCGGCGGGGTCGGCATGGCGGTGCACTGCACGCCCAACACGCTGTCGACCCTCCGCCTCGGCAAGCCGGCCAAGCTCGCCACCTCGCTCGTGGTGCGCGAGGACTCCCTCACCCTCTACGGCTTCGTCGACGACGACGAGCGCCAGGTCTTCGAGCTGCTCCAGACCGCGAGCGGGGTCGGCCCGCGGCTGGCGCAGGCCATGCTGGCCGTGCACGCACCCGACGCCCTGCGCCGGGCGGTCGCCACCAGCGACGAGAAGGCCCTGATCGCCGTGCCCGGCATCGGGAAGAAGGGCGCCCAGAAGCTGCTCCTGGAGCTGAGGGACCGGCTCGGCGAGCCGATCGGCGCCCCCGCGATCGGCGCTCCGGTCACCCAGGGCTGGCGAGACCAGCTGCACGCCGCCCTGATCGGTCTCGGATACGCCACGCGTGAGGCCGACGAGGCCGTCTCCGCCGTGGCCCCGCAGGCGGAGGCGGCCGAGGGCACGCCTCAGGTCGGCCAGCTACTGAAGGCCGCCCTGCAAACCCTGAACCGCGCCCGCTAG
- the ruvC gene encoding crossover junction endodeoxyribonuclease RuvC has protein sequence MRVLGVDPGLTRCGVGVVEGIAGRPLTMVGVGVVRTPSDAELGQRLVAVEQGIEQWLDEYRPEFVAVERVFSQHNVRTVMGTAQASAVAMLCAARRGIPVALHTPSEVKAAVTGSGRADKAQVGAMVTRLLRLDAPPKPADAADALALAICHIWRAPAQNRLQQAVALHTATARKGRTA, from the coding sequence GTGCGCGTACTCGGGGTGGACCCCGGACTCACGCGGTGCGGTGTGGGTGTCGTCGAGGGAATCGCGGGCCGGCCGTTGACCATGGTCGGCGTCGGGGTCGTACGCACGCCCTCGGACGCCGAGTTGGGGCAGCGGCTCGTCGCCGTCGAGCAGGGCATCGAGCAGTGGCTGGACGAGTACCGCCCCGAATTCGTCGCCGTGGAGCGGGTGTTCAGCCAGCACAACGTCCGTACGGTGATGGGCACCGCCCAGGCCAGTGCCGTCGCGATGCTGTGCGCCGCCCGCCGCGGCATCCCCGTCGCCCTGCACACCCCGAGCGAGGTCAAGGCCGCCGTCACCGGCAGCGGACGCGCCGACAAGGCCCAGGTCGGTGCCATGGTCACCCGGCTGCTGCGGCTCGACGCACCGCCCAAGCCGGCCGACGCCGCCGACGCCCTCGCGCTCGCCATCTGCCACATCTGGCGCGCTCCCGCCCAGAACCGACTCCAGCAGGCCGTCGCCCTGCACACAGCCACAGCACGGAAAGGCCGTACGGCATGA
- a CDS encoding YebC/PmpR family DNA-binding transcriptional regulator produces MSGHSKWATTKHKKAVIDAKRGKLFAKLIKNIEVAARMGGVDIEGNPTLYDAIQKAKKSSVPNKNIDSAVKRGGGLEAGGADYETIMYEGYGPNGVAVLIECLTDNRNRAASDVRVAMTRNGGNMADPGSVSYLFNRKGVVIVPKGDLAEDDVLGAVLDAGAEEVNDLGESFEVLSEATDMVAVRTALQDAGIDYDSAEANFVPTMQVELDEEGARKIFRLIDALEDSDDVQNVFANFDVSDEVMEKVDA; encoded by the coding sequence ATGTCCGGCCACTCTAAATGGGCTACGACGAAGCACAAGAAGGCCGTGATCGACGCCAAGCGCGGCAAGCTCTTCGCGAAGCTGATCAAGAACATCGAGGTCGCGGCCCGCATGGGCGGCGTCGACATCGAGGGCAACCCGACCCTCTACGACGCCATCCAGAAGGCGAAGAAGTCGTCGGTCCCGAACAAGAACATCGACTCCGCGGTCAAGCGCGGCGGCGGTCTCGAGGCCGGTGGCGCCGACTACGAGACGATCATGTACGAGGGCTACGGCCCGAACGGCGTCGCGGTGCTCATCGAGTGCCTCACCGACAACCGCAACCGTGCCGCTTCCGACGTGCGCGTCGCCATGACCCGCAACGGCGGCAACATGGCCGACCCCGGCTCGGTGTCGTACCTCTTCAACCGTAAGGGCGTCGTCATCGTCCCCAAGGGCGACCTCGCGGAGGACGACGTCCTCGGTGCCGTCCTGGACGCGGGTGCCGAGGAGGTCAACGACCTCGGCGAGTCCTTCGAGGTACTCAGTGAGGCCACCGACATGGTCGCGGTCCGCACCGCCCTCCAGGACGCCGGCATCGACTACGACTCCGCCGAGGCCAACTTCGTCCCGACCATGCAGGTCGAGCTGGACGAGGAGGGCGCAAGGAAGATCTTCCGGCTGATCGACGCACTGGAGGACAGCGACGACGTCCAGAACGTCTTCGCCAACTTCGACGTCAGCGACGAGGTCATGGAGAAGGTCGACGCGTAG
- the pdxT gene encoding pyridoxal 5'-phosphate synthase glutaminase subunit PdxT, producing the protein MSTPVIGVLALQGDVQEHLIALAAADAVARPVRRPEELAEVDGLVIPGGESTTISKLAALFGVLEPLRARVREGMPVYGTCAGLIMLADKILDPRSGQETIGGIDMIVRRNAFGRQNESFEAAVDVLGIEGDPVEGVFIRAPWVESVGARTEVLAEHDGHIVAVRQGNALATSFHPELTGDHRVHSLFVDMVRANRTAESL; encoded by the coding sequence ATGAGCACTCCGGTCATAGGCGTCCTGGCTCTCCAGGGCGACGTCCAAGAGCACCTCATCGCCCTGGCCGCGGCGGACGCCGTGGCCAGGCCGGTGCGGCGCCCCGAGGAACTCGCCGAGGTGGACGGCCTCGTCATCCCCGGCGGCGAGTCCACCACCATCTCCAAGCTGGCCGCCCTGTTCGGCGTGCTGGAGCCGCTCCGCGCGCGCGTGCGCGAAGGCATGCCCGTCTACGGCACCTGTGCGGGCCTGATCATGCTGGCCGACAAGATCCTCGACCCGCGCTCGGGCCAGGAGACGATCGGCGGCATCGACATGATCGTGCGCCGTAACGCCTTCGGACGCCAGAACGAGTCCTTCGAAGCCGCGGTCGACGTGCTGGGCATCGAGGGCGACCCCGTGGAGGGCGTCTTCATCCGTGCCCCCTGGGTCGAGTCCGTCGGTGCCCGGACCGAGGTGCTCGCCGAGCACGACGGTCACATCGTCGCGGTCCGTCAGGGCAACGCGCTCGCCACGTCGTTCCACCCGGAACTGACCGGCGACCACCGCGTGCACTCTCTCTTTGTCGACATGGTGCGCGCGAACCGGACAGCTGAATCCTTGTAG
- the pdxS gene encoding pyridoxal 5'-phosphate synthase lyase subunit PdxS, producing MSSTENQTPETGTARVKRGMAEQLKGGVIMDVVNAEQAKIAEDAGAVAVMALERVPADIRKDGGVARMSDPTMIEEIIEAVSIPVMAKSRIGHFVEAQVLQSLGVDYIDESEVLTPADEVNHSDKFAFTTPFVCGATNLGEALRRIAEGAAMIRSKGEAGTGNVVEAVRHLRQIKNEIARLRGYDNNELYAAAKDLRAPYELVKEVAELGKLPVVLFSAGGVATPADAALMRQLGAEGVFVGSGIFKSGDPAKRAAAIVKATTFYDDPKIIADASRNLGEAMVGINCDTLPEAERYANRGW from the coding sequence GTGTCCAGCACCGAGAACCAGACTCCCGAGACCGGCACCGCGCGCGTGAAGCGCGGCATGGCCGAGCAGCTCAAGGGCGGTGTGATCATGGACGTGGTCAACGCCGAGCAGGCGAAGATCGCCGAGGACGCCGGTGCTGTGGCCGTCATGGCCCTGGAGCGGGTCCCCGCCGACATCCGCAAGGACGGCGGCGTGGCCCGGATGTCCGACCCGACGATGATCGAGGAGATCATCGAGGCGGTCTCCATCCCGGTCATGGCCAAGTCCCGCATCGGTCACTTCGTCGAGGCCCAGGTCCTGCAGTCGCTCGGCGTGGACTACATCGACGAGTCCGAGGTCCTCACCCCGGCCGACGAGGTCAACCACAGCGACAAGTTCGCGTTCACGACCCCCTTCGTCTGTGGTGCCACCAACCTGGGCGAGGCCCTGCGCCGCATCGCCGAGGGCGCGGCCATGATCCGCTCCAAGGGCGAGGCCGGCACCGGCAACGTCGTCGAGGCCGTCCGCCACCTGCGCCAGATCAAGAACGAGATCGCCCGCCTGCGCGGCTACGACAACAACGAGCTGTACGCCGCGGCCAAGGATCTGCGCGCGCCGTACGAGCTGGTCAAGGAGGTCGCCGAGCTCGGCAAGCTCCCCGTCGTGCTGTTCTCCGCGGGTGGTGTCGCCACCCCCGCCGATGCCGCGCTCATGCGCCAGCTCGGCGCCGAGGGCGTCTTCGTCGGCTCCGGCATCTTCAAGTCCGGCGACCCCGCCAAGCGCGCCGCGGCCATCGTGAAGGCGACCACCTTCTACGACGACCCGAAGATCATCGCGGACGCGTCCCGCAACCTCGGTGAGGCCATGGTCGGCATCAACTGCGACACCCTCCCCGAGGCCGAGCGCTACGCCAACCGCGGCTGGTAA
- a CDS encoding DUF6210 family protein, which produces MWSAPLLLDESRLAEADEAWVPVLTPDGPGVLTWENSD; this is translated from the coding sequence CTGTGGTCCGCGCCCCTGCTTCTTGACGAGTCCCGCCTGGCAGAGGCCGACGAGGCGTGGGTGCCGGTTCTCACGCCCGACGGCCCCGGCGTGCTGACCTGGGAGAACTCCGACTGA